One window from the genome of Pyxicephalus adspersus chromosome 6, UCB_Pads_2.0, whole genome shotgun sequence encodes:
- the VAPB gene encoding vesicle-associated membrane protein-associated protein B/C produces the protein MAKSEQVLVLEPQHELKFKGPFTDVVTTNLKLMNPTEKNVCFKVKTTAPRRYCVRPNSGVIEGGSSINVSVMLQPFDYDPNEKSKHKFMVQSIFAPSDISDMEAVWKEAKPEDLMDSKLRCLFELPSENDKPHDGEIGKTLSSSVTKTESTTMFKSVSSSLDDSEYKKVLDDNKRLQAELQRLRDENKQFKEEDGLRMRKGPISSNPASTSSSLVKEEGLNTRILALIILFFIIGVIVGKVAL, from the exons ATGGCCAAATCTGAGCAGGTCCTCGTCCTGGAGCCCCAGCATGAGCTCAAATTCAAAG GTCCTTTCACAGATGTCGTTACAACAAACCTGAAACTCATGAAccccacagaaaaaaatgtctgcttcAAAGTGAAGACCACCGCTCCTCGTAGGTACTGTGTGAGGCCTAACAGTGGGGTTATTGAAGGTGGCTCCTCCATCAATGTGTCTG ttatGCTCCAGCCCTTTGACTACGACCCCAATGAGAAGAGCAAGCATAAGTTTATGGTGCAGTCCATTTTTGCTCCATCAGACATTTCCGATATGGAAGCTGTA TGGAAAGAAGCAAAACCGGAAGACCTCATGGACTCCAAACTCCGGTGTCTCTTCGAGCTACCCTCTGAGAATGACAAACCT caTGACGGAGAAATAGGCAAGACTCTATCTAGCAGTGTAACAAAGACAGAATCCACTACCATGTTCAAATCGGTTAGCTCCAGTCTGGATGACTCCGAGTATAAGAAGGTGTTAGACGATAACAAAAGGCTTCAGGCCGAACTCCAAAGGCTACGGGATGAGAACAAACAGTTTAAG GAGGAAGACGGACTAAGAATGAGAAAGGGCCCGATCTCCAGTAATCCTGCGTCTACATCCTCTAGCCTTGTAAAAGAGGAAGGCCTAAATACCCGAATACTCGCTCTGATCATCTTGTTCTTCATCATCGGCGTCATTGTAGGCAAAGTGGCCTTGTAG